A single window of Coffea eugenioides isolate CCC68of chromosome 7, Ceug_1.0, whole genome shotgun sequence DNA harbors:
- the LOC113777480 gene encoding uncharacterized protein LOC113777480, translating into MVTDWSKLQASTAAPPRTLNVQKLAESRADELHSLHSIVGTCLHNNFRSQRNKRRRTTSHIKKRFRYDNSNNGLLETDEKRLPRRIRRTIDLKKNPLTDFATSGDGTKRLSTHVWHAKRFTMSKLWGFYLPLGLHGRGKGSRALLKKSKQGVLVHDSSYYSAVQLEGPEDLLLLILSQVLVPSPLETSDQTSQHILAGVTYGSAMLHHVGAVFAQPVAPVTYMWRPQNPILTARVDKIDNKDEQQSIDRYASSRQLWIWIHPAAFREGYDVLESACETANLNGRSVNCISLEGKLGKLDLIGPKAFQLMQNILHPLTCSTNSWAVQKCSVAVNNNKSSTTYSCSLPQEDQISTSVMISLTVKDPRAIAEKGFAVLPETKPSKDLGAKETNTQGDTTSERILPWNPGSLSSLLSNPEEKYRFSEFIDLWDVSKGVNPPVEESFLCKKKHSQLIKIFSIGEKTSNKLDASGVRQYSQLCPIMLLKDNSGKGFTTSWSAILPLSWVKVFWIAIISNGGLAIGLRERHWITSEAGLPYFPSDFPDTNAYSCFMAMEAAIADQKEKLRPPSLRPFRVPHFPPWDCIHYGSEERSTVGVTKFLPVSNNSMKILNCKNCDVADVGSRGAVFNGVVARTSDVLLHFVSHVKDDNLLLFPNSLDGKRCLTKVMKDNELITHQTNGISSQLMCCQKLCFVRVLLHAYKEGVFEEGAVVCAPHPGDITMWSSTRLDDAGKFQAPQSLPGSYFVQQPSGRWALQVPEDPVVRESFRWPIGFITTGFIQGSKKPMAIALCEVALLARLREDQWKTISVSERRKEIYVLVRNLRSTAYRLALATIVLEAQEEDLEFM; encoded by the exons ATGGTTACAGATTGGAGCAAGCTTCAGGCATCTACGGCAGCTCCACCTCGAACCCTCAATGTGCAGAAATTGGCCGAATCACGAGCTGATGAATTGCACTCTCTTCATTCAATTGTTGGTACTTGTCTCCATAACAATTTTCGTTCCCAGAGAAACAAGAGGAGGAGAACCACCAGCCACATAAAGAAAAGATTCCGTTATGATAATAGTAATAATGGGCTTTTGGAGACAGATGAGAAGAGGCTCCCTCGCCGTATCCGTCGGACAATTGATCTAAAAAAGAATCCTCTGACTGATTTTGCTACATCTGGAGATGGGACCAAGAGATTATCAACACATGTTTGGCATGCTAAGCGCTTCACCATGTCTAAACTCTGGGGATTTTACCTCCCTCTCGGCCTCCATGGCAG AGGTAAAGGTTCAAGGGCTCTCCTGAAGAAGTCAAAGCAAGGAGTGCTTGTGCATGACTCAAGTTACTATAGTGCTGTTCAGCTGGAGGGTCCAGAG GACCTCTTATTGTTGATTCTAAGTCAAGTTTTGGTCCCTTCTCCTTTAGAAACTTCTGATCAGACATCCCAGCATATACTTGCTGGTGTCACTTATGGTAGTGCTATG CTTCATCATGTTGGGGCAGTATTTGCTCAACCAGTTGCTCCAGTGACCTACATGTGGCGACCACAAAATCCAATTTTGACTGCAAGGGTTGACAAAATTGATAACAAAGATGAGCAGCAGAGTATAGACAGATATGCTTCGTCTAGACAGTTGTGGATATGGATACATCCTGCTGCTTTTAGAGAAGGATATGATGTTCTGGAGTCTGCATGTGAAACT GCAAACTTAAATGGACGCTCAGTGAATTGCATCTCTCTCGAGGGCAAGCTTGGAAAACTGGACCTGATAGGTCCCAAGGCATTTCAGCTTATGCAGAACATATTGCATCCTCTGACCTG TTCTACAAATTCTTGGGCTGTGCAGAAATGTTCAGTTGCTGTAAATAACAATAAATCTTCAACAACATACTCATGCTCCCTTCCACAGGAAGATCAAATTTCAACTTCAGTTATGATTTCTCTCACAGTAAAGGATCCTCGTGCTATTGCAGAAAAAGGATTTGCTGTTTTGCCAGAAACAAAACCTTCTAAGGATCTAGGTGCTAAAGAAACTAATACGCAAGGGGACACAACCTCGGAGAGGATTCTACCCTGGAACCCAGGCTCCCTTTCATCATTGCTTTCAAACCCTGAAGAAAAATATCGGTTTTCTGAATTCATTGATTTGTGGGATGTCTCCAAAGGGGTAAATCCGCCAGTAGAAGAAAGTTTTCTTTGCAAAAAAAAGCACAGTCAGTTGATTAAAATTTTCAGTATTGGTGAGAAGACTTCCAATAAGTTAGATGCTTCAGGTGTGAGGCAGTACTCTCAATTATGCCCCATTATGCTTTTGAAAGATAATTCTGGCAAAGGCTTTACAACAAG TTGGTCTGCCATTCTCCCTTTAAGCTGGGTCAAAGTCTTTTGGATTGCCATTATCTCCAATGGTGGTCTAGCTATAGGTTTGAGAGAGAGGCATTGGATCACAAGTGAA GCTGGTTTGCCATATTTCCCTTCAGACTTTCCTGATACCAACGCATATTCTTGCTTTATGGCAATGGAGGCAGCTATTGCTGATCAAAAGGAAAAGCTTCGACCTCCTTCCCTGAGGCCTTTCAGAGTTCCACATTTTCCACCTTGGGACTGTATCCACTATGGTTCTGAGGAAAGATCTACAGTAGGGGTCACCAAATTTCTTCCAGTTAGTAATAActcaatgaaaattttaaattgcaaaaattgtgATGTAGCAGATGTGGGAAGTCGTGGTGCTGTTTTTAATGGTGTTGTTGCAAGGACATCCGATGTGCTGCTGCATTTTGTAAGCCATGTCAAAGATGATAATTTGCTTCTATTCCCAAATTCTCTTGATGGAAAGAGATGCTTGACTAAGGTTATGAAGGATAATGAATTAATTACCCATCAAACAAATGGCATCAGCTCTCAATTAATGTGTTGCCAGAAACTATGCTTTGTGAGAGTTCTTTTGCATGCTTACAAGGAAGGTGTTTTTGAAGAGGGAGCTGTGGTTTGTGCTCCTCATCCCGGTGATATAACTATGTGGTCGTCAACCAG ATTGGATGATGCTGGAAAATTTCAAGCACCTCAGTCTTTACCAGGTTCATATTTTGTTCAGCAGCCATCTGGGAGATGGGCACTTCAAGTACCAGAAGACCCAGTAGTCAGGGAATCTTTTAGGTGGCCTATTGGTTTTATTACAACTGGGTTCATTCAAGGCAG TAAGAAGCCTATGGCAATAGCTCTATGTGAGGTGGCTTTGCTTGCTCGTCTTAGAGAGGATCAATGGAAGACCATATCTGTTAGCGAGAGGAGGAAGGAAATTTACGTTCTGGTCAGGAATTTGAGGTCCACCGCATATAGACTTGCTCTTGCCACCATAGTTCTTGAAGCACAGGAAGAAGATTTGGAATTCATGTGA